The Oceanispirochaeta sp. M1 genome includes a window with the following:
- a CDS encoding class I SAM-dependent methyltransferase: protein MPTMTEIYQSHSFEYDELVSHEDYQGNIRIFLNSTYNFNNKTVLEFGTGTGRLTELYLNKIKMAYCYDRSQHMLDRASSKFKEKQNKISFSVCDNLEIHNLNRKADAVIEGWSFGHTVVENDNQFEKTVKYLVSSCKEKMNVDGIILFMETLGTNTEIPEAPTQSLGDFYHLLENKYGFKKSILETDYRFETNESAERVMGYFFGDSFRKNMNFIGDGIIKEFTGVWSFR, encoded by the coding sequence ATGCCTACCATGACAGAGATCTATCAAAGTCATTCTTTTGAGTATGATGAATTAGTAAGTCATGAGGATTACCAGGGTAATATTCGAATCTTTTTAAACAGTACTTATAATTTCAACAATAAAACTGTATTAGAGTTTGGAACTGGAACCGGAAGGTTAACAGAATTATATCTAAACAAAATCAAAATGGCATATTGCTATGATAGATCTCAACATATGCTTGATAGAGCATCTTCTAAATTTAAAGAGAAGCAAAATAAAATATCTTTTTCAGTTTGTGATAATTTAGAGATTCACAATTTGAATAGAAAAGCTGATGCTGTAATTGAAGGCTGGAGTTTTGGTCATACGGTTGTTGAAAATGATAATCAGTTTGAAAAGACAGTGAAATATCTTGTTTCATCCTGCAAAGAAAAAATGAATGTTGACGGGATTATTCTCTTCATGGAAACTCTTGGTACTAATACTGAGATTCCAGAAGCACCAACTCAATCATTGGGTGATTTTTATCATCTTCTTGAGAACAAATATGGGTTTAAAAAATCTATCCTTGAGACGGACTATCGATTTGAAACAAATGAATCAGCTGAAAGAGTCATGGGATACTTCTTTGGAGACAGCTTTAGAAAGAATATGAATTTTATTGGAGATGGGATTATCAAGGAGTTCACAGGTGTCTGGAGCTTCCGATAA